From Woronichinia naegeliana WA131, the proteins below share one genomic window:
- a CDS encoding ABC transporter substrate-binding protein, with product MFQGFSPRISKNSRLFQIIILFCLGISLLVGCGDRALKTETSPSSPKDRVTVGTTLKPRTIDPADSYDLAGLLVVYNLGETLYSYKLGTTELEPRLAIAMPKMSADGLIYRIPLRQGIKFHDGTPFNAAAMVFSLNRFIQNAGEPSFLLSDTIDKVKALGEWEIEVTLKKPFSAFPALLAFPGACAVSPQAYEIGEGKFKPESFVGTGPYQLTQFNSDSLHLKAFSDYWGEKPKNQGINLQLYPSNPANLFNAFRTQTIDVAYQSLMAQQIKTLKADASQEKYKVIESSGSVINFMALNMQTDALRQVLVRKAIATLIDRKLLIDRILQGQGEALYSMIPISFSAYQPVFQTKYGDAKGTLRARNLEQAKQWLKEAGFSKENPVKVEVWHSSGSITNSIVAALLKALSQRDLDNAIQFEPNSIAGAAYFKNVSKGLYESTISNWYPDFLDPDNYIFPFLHCAKGSLSKGCEEGGAQNQGSFYYNPKMNQLIDQQRRELDPQKRDAIFAEIQTILAADVPYIPLWQTKDFAFAQQNITGTVINPSQTFPFWTLGKS from the coding sequence ATGTTTCAGGGCTTCTCCCCCAGAATTAGCAAGAATTCCCGCCTTTTTCAAATTATTATTCTATTCTGTCTGGGGATCAGTCTCCTGGTCGGATGCGGCGATCGCGCCCTTAAAACTGAAACCTCTCCTAGTTCCCCTAAAGATCGCGTTACGGTGGGGACAACGCTCAAGCCTCGGACTATTGATCCGGCGGATAGTTACGATCTAGCAGGCCTTCTGGTGGTGTATAACCTGGGAGAAACCCTCTACAGCTATAAACTGGGCACAACGGAACTAGAACCCCGTTTGGCGATCGCCATGCCGAAAATGAGTGCGGATGGTCTGATCTATCGCATTCCCCTGCGTCAAGGGATCAAATTTCATGATGGTACGCCCTTTAATGCGGCGGCGATGGTATTTTCCCTCAATCGTTTTATTCAAAATGCTGGCGAACCCTCTTTTTTGCTAAGTGATACGATCGATAAAGTGAAGGCATTAGGAGAATGGGAAATAGAAGTTACCCTGAAAAAACCCTTTTCTGCCTTTCCCGCTTTACTTGCTTTTCCTGGAGCCTGTGCGGTTTCTCCCCAGGCCTACGAAATTGGCGAAGGAAAATTTAAACCGGAAAGCTTTGTTGGTACTGGCCCCTATCAACTGACTCAATTTAATAGTGATTCTCTACACCTAAAAGCCTTTTCTGACTATTGGGGAGAAAAACCCAAGAATCAAGGGATTAATCTGCAACTGTATCCCAGCAATCCGGCCAATTTATTCAATGCTTTTCGGACGCAAACCATCGATGTGGCCTATCAATCCTTAATGGCCCAACAGATTAAAACCCTTAAGGCAGATGCTAGTCAAGAGAAATATAAGGTGATCGAATCGTCGGGATCAGTGATTAATTTTATGGCTCTGAATATGCAAACCGATGCTCTCAGACAAGTTTTAGTCCGTAAGGCGATCGCTACTTTAATAGATCGAAAATTACTCATTGATCGCATTCTACAAGGTCAAGGCGAAGCTCTCTACAGTATGATCCCGATTAGTTTTAGTGCCTATCAACCGGTTTTTCAAACTAAATACGGCGATGCCAAGGGCACGCTGCGCGCACGCAATCTTGAACAAGCCAAGCAATGGTTAAAGGAAGCAGGATTTAGTAAGGAGAATCCCGTCAAGGTGGAAGTTTGGCATTCATCGGGATCAATTACCAATAGTATCGTGGCCGCCTTACTAAAAGCACTTTCCCAGCGAGATTTAGATAATGCCATTCAATTTGAACCCAATAGTATTGCTGGGGCTGCTTACTTTAAAAATGTGAGTAAAGGTTTATATGAAAGTACCATTTCTAACTGGTATCCCGACTTTCTTGATCCTGATAACTATATTTTTCCTTTTTTACATTGTGCCAAGGGTTCACTGAGTAAAGGCTGTGAAGAAGGTGGCGCACAAAATCAGGGATCTTTTTACTACAATCCTAAAATGAACCAGTTGATTGATCAACAACGCCGTGAACTCGATCCGCAAAAACGAGATGCTATTTTTGCCGAAATTCAGACAATTTTAGCGGCAGATGTACCTTACATTCCTCTCTGGCAAACTAAAGATTTTGCCTTTGCTCAACAGAATATTACTGGCACCGTGATTAATCCCAGTCAAACCTTTCCTTTTTGGACATTGGGAAAAAGTTAG
- a CDS encoding PAS domain S-box protein, which produces MSQHPKHSPKTPRWPDKRVSQSYKILVVEDSESDRALYRRFLTSPKTTQDQPRPANYQLVEFQTGEEGLNWCQQQMPDIFLIDYFLPDMTGLEFLVKLRQQTGLSKIPVIILTSQGSTEIAVELLKNGAEDYLDNNQITEDNLQRAVSGVLKQFQLLKQLQESEAEREEGRFWRQVLNSLFSYVGILSPDGIFLEANQAPLVITGLTKESVIGKPFTEVYAWLEPTEAQTIITNAIEKASQGNRVRFELSITTADSHLGIMDFAINPLYDNQGRTTHLVLSGENISDRKQIEADLSELAAIVQSSGDAIISQSLDGKITSWNRSAEVLFGYTSQEMIGQSIRIIVPLDYQDEESYILEQIHQGKTMEHFKTIRQFKDGRRIHVSVSASPIRNKEDVIIGTSKIIRDITEQQKMQQERQQMEEALIQSEQQRRLALDLTRIGFWNLNLLTGEMIWNDNHFTLLGLVPGQIEPNYKVWEERLHPDDKERVEEQFSNSLKHQINYEAEYRVIHPDGSIHWCLGRGKAIYDQAGQPVRSLGVLLDINERKQIEIILQQQALVFENIFDGVIVVNLQGIIIDWNKGAERLFGYSKAEVLGQKPHLLHKPEEAVQLSNSVIEGTLRDGHWSGELPILRKDASEGICETNTILLRDNLEQVIAIIGVNRDITERKHNEKILQQKIKQEQLLFKVSQVIRQSLDLNQILETATQKIKEILDLDRVVIYRFNLDWSGDFIVESVNDNWNKLVKIDIPVIWQDTYLQENQGGRFRNHESFIIPDIYQANLQSCHIELLEAFQVKAYAVSPIFSGNLLWGLLGIYQNSTPRDWQIWEIDLLEQIANQLAIAIQQSELYEQLQMELKERQQAEDSLRQTKEQYELAIRASHDGFWDWDLVTNEIYYSPRWKEILGYKDYELPNTSHTWESLIFAEDYPLAIQLMEDYNLGKIDHFLTTVRFHHKDGSTIYIVVRAIHLKDNQGKVVRMIGTHSDITDMIQIQQKLESSKQFLQLTTEQLEERVKELKERNAEMLVISEINDFLQSCTTIEEICCTINTLIQPLFPNCSGGTAIINNSRNYLEMIGHWGTHLYSENLFEAHDCWALRRGKLHYVAPDHHKLFCSHINRQNPPFESICIPMIAQGETLGLFSVYSSKPDQLGDAKRQLAQTISEQVSAAIANLILREKLQNQSIRDPLTGLFNRRYLEEYLNKEIHRAARQQYPIGIVMIDLDHFKQVNDTFGHDAGDFILKEMGMLLKNSIRSSDTAYRYGGEEMLLILSESSLEATAQKAEEIRIAITQMSLKYHGNQTINLTSSFGVACFPDQGITINEIIHAADIGLYQAKEAGRNRVRVSSILL; this is translated from the coding sequence ATGAGCCAGCACCCTAAACACTCCCCAAAAACGCCAAGATGGCCAGATAAGAGAGTCTCCCAGTCCTATAAAATTCTGGTTGTCGAAGATTCGGAAAGCGATCGCGCCCTTTATCGACGATTTTTGACTAGCCCAAAAACAACCCAAGATCAACCGAGACCCGCCAACTATCAACTGGTGGAATTTCAGACGGGAGAAGAAGGCTTAAATTGGTGTCAACAACAGATGCCAGATATTTTCCTGATTGATTATTTTTTACCCGATATGACCGGGCTAGAATTTTTGGTTAAGCTACGTCAGCAAACCGGACTGAGCAAAATTCCTGTTATTATTTTAACGAGCCAAGGTAGTACAGAGATTGCTGTAGAATTGCTCAAAAATGGGGCAGAAGATTATTTAGATAACAACCAAATTACTGAGGATAATTTACAACGGGCAGTATCAGGGGTTCTCAAACAATTCCAATTGCTTAAACAGTTACAGGAATCAGAAGCAGAGAGGGAAGAAGGCCGATTTTGGCGGCAAGTGCTCAATAGTTTATTTTCCTATGTGGGAATTTTGTCCCCTGATGGCATTTTTTTAGAAGCCAATCAAGCTCCCCTCGTTATTACCGGATTAACCAAGGAATCTGTGATCGGGAAACCCTTTACAGAAGTTTATGCCTGGCTTGAACCCACCGAAGCCCAAACCATTATTACTAACGCGATTGAAAAGGCTAGTCAGGGCAACCGAGTTCGCTTTGAACTTTCTATTACAACGGCCGATAGTCACCTGGGTATTATGGATTTTGCTATCAATCCTCTCTATGACAACCAAGGCAGAACCACTCATCTCGTGTTGTCCGGTGAAAATATCAGCGATCGCAAACAAATAGAAGCCGATCTTTCCGAATTAGCCGCAATTGTTCAGTCTTCAGGAGATGCCATTATTAGCCAATCCTTAGACGGTAAGATCACCAGTTGGAATCGATCAGCAGAAGTGCTATTTGGCTATACTAGCCAAGAAATGATTGGTCAGTCGATAAGGATCATTGTCCCATTAGATTATCAAGATGAAGAGAGTTATATTTTAGAGCAAATCCATCAAGGAAAAACGATGGAGCACTTCAAAACTATACGACAATTCAAGGATGGAAGACGAATTCATGTTTCTGTAAGTGCTTCCCCAATTAGAAATAAAGAAGATGTGATTATTGGAACTTCAAAAATTATCAGAGATATTACAGAACAGCAGAAAATGCAACAAGAACGCCAACAAATGGAAGAGGCGTTAATACAAAGTGAACAACAACGTCGATTAGCCCTAGATTTAACTCGCATCGGCTTTTGGAATCTCAATTTATTGACAGGAGAAATGATTTGGAATGATAATCATTTTACATTACTAGGTTTGGTGCCAGGGCAAATAGAACCAAATTATAAAGTCTGGGAAGAGAGGTTACATCCTGACGATAAAGAGCGGGTCGAAGAACAATTCTCAAATTCCCTTAAACACCAAATTAACTATGAAGCCGAATATCGAGTAATTCACCCAGACGGCTCTATTCACTGGTGTTTAGGTCGAGGGAAAGCTATCTATGATCAGGCCGGTCAACCTGTGCGCTCTCTCGGTGTCTTATTAGATATTAATGAACGCAAGCAAATAGAAATTATCTTACAACAACAAGCATTGGTTTTTGAGAATATTTTTGATGGGGTGATTGTTGTAAATCTGCAAGGGATTATTATTGATTGGAATAAGGGCGCGGAAAGATTATTTGGTTATAGTAAAGCCGAAGTTTTAGGACAAAAGCCCCATCTTTTACATAAACCAGAGGAAGCAGTACAGTTATCAAATTCAGTGATTGAAGGGACATTGCGGGATGGTCACTGGTCGGGAGAGTTACCAATTTTACGCAAAGATGCTAGTGAAGGAATTTGTGAAACAAATACTATCCTTCTCCGTGACAATTTGGAACAAGTAATTGCCATTATTGGAGTCAATCGAGACATCACTGAGCGTAAACACAATGAAAAAATCTTGCAACAAAAAATTAAGCAAGAGCAATTACTTTTCAAGGTTAGCCAAGTTATTCGCCAGTCCTTAGATCTCAATCAGATTTTAGAAACAGCAACTCAAAAAATAAAGGAGATACTTGACCTTGATCGAGTGGTCATTTACCGTTTTAATCTAGATTGGAGTGGAGATTTTATTGTCGAGTCAGTCAATGATAATTGGAACAAATTGGTAAAGATAGATATTCCAGTTATTTGGCAAGACACTTATTTACAGGAAAATCAAGGCGGACGTTTCCGTAACCACGAATCTTTCATTATTCCTGATATCTATCAGGCCAATCTTCAATCCTGCCATATCGAACTTCTAGAAGCGTTTCAAGTTAAAGCCTATGCCGTGTCTCCCATTTTTTCAGGAAATTTGCTTTGGGGACTATTAGGAATTTATCAAAATTCAACCCCTCGTGACTGGCAGATTTGGGAGATCGACTTACTGGAACAAATTGCTAACCAACTGGCGATCGCTATTCAGCAATCAGAACTCTATGAACAATTACAAATGGAACTGAAAGAACGGCAACAGGCGGAGGATAGCTTAAGACAAACAAAAGAACAATATGAATTAGCAATTCGAGCTTCCCATGATGGTTTTTGGGATTGGGATCTTGTAACCAATGAAATTTACTATTCACCACGCTGGAAAGAAATATTAGGCTACAAAGATTATGAATTACCCAACACAAGTCATACCTGGGAATCGCTTATCTTTGCAGAAGACTATCCTCTCGCCATCCAATTAATGGAAGATTACAATCTCGGTAAAATTGATCACTTTTTAACGACGGTACGATTTCATCACAAGGATGGCTCTACTATTTATATTGTTGTTAGAGCTATTCACCTTAAAGATAATCAAGGTAAAGTTGTTCGGATGATCGGAACTCATTCTGATATCACAGACATGATTCAAATTCAGCAAAAATTAGAATCCTCTAAGCAATTTTTGCAATTAACAACTGAACAATTAGAGGAACGGGTGAAGGAACTTAAAGAGCGAAATGCCGAAATGTTAGTCATTAGCGAGATCAATGATTTTCTACAATCTTGCACCACTATTGAGGAGATTTGCTGCACCATCAATACTCTTATTCAACCATTATTTCCAAATTGTTCAGGAGGCACTGCTATTATTAATAATTCCCGTAATTATTTGGAAATGATCGGACACTGGGGAACTCATCTTTATTCAGAGAATCTGTTTGAGGCTCATGATTGTTGGGCCTTACGACGTGGAAAATTGCACTATGTCGCACCTGATCACCATAAACTTTTTTGTAGCCACATTAACCGCCAAAATCCACCATTTGAGTCCATTTGTATCCCGATGATTGCTCAAGGCGAAACCCTGGGTTTGTTCTCTGTATATTCCTCGAAACCGGATCAACTGGGTGATGCTAAAAGACAATTAGCCCAGACAATTTCTGAACAAGTCAGTGCCGCGATCGCTAATTTAATCCTTCGGGAAAAATTGCAAAATCAAAGTATTCGTGATCCACTGACAGGATTATTTAATCGTCGTTATTTAGAGGAATATCTGAACAAAGAAATTCACCGAGCCGCTCGCCAACAATATCCCATTGGCATTGTTATGATTGACTTGGATCATTTCAAGCAAGTTAATGACACTTTTGGTCATGATGCTGGCGATTTTATCTTAAAAGAAATGGGGATGCTTCTCAAAAATAGCATTCGTAGCTCTGATACCGCTTATCGCTATGGTGGGGAAGAGATGCTCTTGATTTTGTCGGAAAGTTCCCTAGAAGCTACTGCCCAAAAAGCCGAAGAGATCCGAATTGCTATTACCCAAATGTCCTTAAAATATCACGGAAATCAAACGATTAACCTCACTTCTTCCTTTGGTGTCGCTTGTTTTCCAGATCAAGGTATTACGATTAATGAAATCATCCATGCTGCTGACATAGGCCTCTATCAAGCAAAAGAAGCTGGCAGAAATCGAGTAAGGGTTTCGTCTATCTTGTTGTGA
- a CDS encoding PAS domain S-box protein — protein MNASDGQLLEIECLRNELEAVQKKLRDHEERWELVLQGTNEGIWDLKIATGELFISRPWTALLGYEEHEVINRIEHWVDLIHPEDQARVVQCYEDYVAGKIAHYAVELRIKRKDGSYQWMLSRGKLLRDQDGNPIRLAGSNTDISQRKCAEAELTESEQLLRSLIDVMPDLIFFKDCQGIYRLCNQAFQEFVGRPREEILGKTDFELFEPEMASFFRQKDQIMFEKATSQRNEEWVTFADGRLCCLETVKTPVLNERGEVRGLIGLSRDITDRHREEQKLQAEIRERQKAEQALQIYLHIVSHDLRNPVLGMAMILKNFLKNSTLVSEISLPRPILERMSQSCDRQLALINSLVESQHFDTKGIILNRQSLDFSQLLHQLAAEWEPILKQHQAQLNLNIPDPLPLLTADSNLLWRVLENLLANALKHNTSHLTITIQVELRDQSLYCQIQDNGVGIHPDLVDSLFERYQRGKNTGKTPGLGLGLYLCRQIIEAHDGQIALIPSSEGATFAFCLPQTLR, from the coding sequence ATGAATGCTTCTGATGGCCAACTCCTAGAAATTGAATGTCTTCGCAATGAACTTGAAGCCGTGCAAAAAAAACTTCGGGATCATGAGGAACGCTGGGAATTGGTATTACAGGGAACCAATGAAGGCATCTGGGATTTAAAGATTGCCACCGGAGAATTGTTCATTTCCCGGCCTTGGACAGCCCTTTTAGGCTACGAAGAGCATGAAGTTATCAACCGGATTGAACACTGGGTTGACTTGATCCATCCCGAAGATCAAGCGCGAGTGGTGCAGTGTTATGAGGATTATGTCGCAGGGAAAATTGCTCACTATGCAGTGGAATTGAGAATTAAGCGCAAAGATGGTAGTTACCAGTGGATGTTGTCGCGGGGGAAACTACTGCGGGATCAAGATGGCAACCCGATCCGGCTGGCTGGCTCCAATACCGATATTAGTCAGCGTAAATGTGCCGAAGCAGAACTAACAGAATCCGAACAACTACTGCGATCGCTGATCGATGTGATGCCGGATCTGATCTTTTTTAAGGATTGTCAAGGAATTTATCGACTTTGTAATCAGGCTTTTCAGGAGTTTGTCGGTCGGCCAAGGGAAGAAATTTTAGGCAAGACGGACTTTGAACTCTTTGAACCTGAAATGGCCAGCTTTTTTCGCCAAAAAGATCAAATAATGTTTGAAAAAGCCACCTCTCAACGGAATGAAGAATGGGTGACGTTTGCCGATGGTCGTCTCTGCTGTTTGGAAACCGTCAAAACCCCAGTTTTAAATGAACGCGGAGAAGTGCGAGGCCTAATTGGTCTGAGTCGAGATATTACGGATCGCCATCGGGAGGAGCAAAAACTGCAAGCAGAAATTAGGGAGCGGCAAAAGGCAGAACAAGCTCTTCAGATCTATCTCCACATTGTTTCCCATGATCTACGCAATCCGGTCTTGGGTATGGCCATGATCCTCAAAAATTTCTTAAAAAATTCAACTCTAGTCTCTGAGATCTCTCTACCCCGTCCGATCCTAGAGCGTATGTCCCAAAGCTGCGATCGCCAATTAGCTCTGATTAATTCCCTGGTGGAAAGCCAACATTTTGACACCAAAGGGATTATCCTCAACCGCCAGTCTTTGGATTTCAGTCAACTGCTCCATCAATTGGCGGCGGAATGGGAACCCATCCTCAAACAACATCAAGCTCAGTTAAACCTAAATATTCCTGATCCCCTACCCCTACTGACCGCCGACAGCAATCTATTATGGAGAGTCTTAGAAAATCTTTTAGCGAATGCCCTCAAACACAATACGAGCCATCTTACTATTACGATCCAAGTGGAACTACGGGATCAATCTCTCTATTGTCAGATCCAAGATAATGGCGTAGGAATCCATCCCGATCTAGTTGACTCTCTCTTTGAACGGTATCAACGGGGGAAGAATACCGGCAAGACCCCTGGGCTAGGATTAGGCCTATATCTTTGCCGACAAATTATTGAAGCTCACGACGGCCAAATTGCTCTGATCCCCAGTTCAGAAGGGGCAACCTTCGCGTTTTGCTTACCCCAGACATTGCGTTAA
- a CDS encoding glycosyltransferase family 4 protein, translating into MLSMTFPYPPSRGGTQVRTFNLLKYLSQYHQVTLVTQQSPDVTEAQIHDLGRFVSHLQVFPRNDQPHTNFLTKIGRFAQFLQSGTPPNVASYYSPELQTWLDQAIQTGNFDVLTCEHSVNEIYVRPHWQKQLKVVLNLHSSVYRTCQQQLSIGISDYPNRDRLYLPMLKGYEKRLCQKFSEIVVTTQEDQSQIQAYNPQIPVQVIANGVDLDLFPLRSCDPNGYQLMITGGMDYITNIDAACFFAQEIFPLLQSQYPQLQLWIVGANPAPQVLALTHNSQITVTGRVPRMVDYLHQATVCIVPLRSGYGIKNKTLEAMAAGVPVVGSDRALEGLTIDPHHPQALRANQVSEYITVISQLLDDPSLRAELSENGRRLIEKNYTWQRLGADYEAVLQKN; encoded by the coding sequence ATGCTCTCCATGACCTTTCCCTATCCTCCCAGTCGCGGCGGAACCCAGGTCAGAACGTTTAATTTACTGAAATATCTCAGTCAATACCATCAAGTTACGCTTGTAACTCAACAAAGTCCAGATGTCACTGAGGCCCAAATCCATGATCTAGGGCGATTTGTTAGTCATCTACAGGTATTTCCTCGCAATGATCAGCCTCACACTAACTTTTTAACCAAAATTGGCCGTTTTGCTCAATTTCTCCAGTCTGGAACGCCCCCCAATGTTGCCAGTTACTATTCCCCTGAGCTACAAACTTGGCTTGACCAGGCAATACAAACAGGGAATTTTGATGTCTTAACCTGTGAACATAGTGTTAACGAAATTTATGTTAGACCGCACTGGCAAAAACAGCTTAAAGTGGTTCTTAATTTACACAGTTCTGTTTATCGCACCTGTCAACAGCAATTAAGTATCGGTATTTCTGACTATCCTAACCGAGATCGCCTTTATTTACCGATGTTAAAAGGTTACGAGAAAAGACTATGCCAAAAATTTAGCGAGATTGTTGTCACCACCCAAGAAGATCAGTCCCAAATTCAAGCCTATAACCCCCAAATTCCTGTTCAGGTGATTGCCAACGGCGTTGATCTCGATCTATTTCCCCTGCGTTCCTGTGATCCCAATGGCTATCAATTAATGATTACCGGTGGCATGGATTATATTACGAATATTGATGCCGCTTGCTTTTTTGCTCAGGAAATTTTTCCGCTTCTACAAAGCCAATATCCTCAACTTCAACTCTGGATTGTGGGTGCTAATCCTGCGCCTCAAGTTCTGGCTTTAACCCATAATTCTCAGATTACGGTTACGGGCAGAGTGCCTCGCATGGTGGACTATTTACATCAAGCAACGGTTTGTATTGTGCCTCTGCGATCGGGCTATGGCATAAAAAATAAGACCTTAGAAGCCATGGCCGCCGGTGTTCCAGTAGTGGGCAGCGATCGCGCCTTAGAAGGCTTAACCATTGATCCCCATCACCCCCAGGCATTACGGGCTAATCAAGTCTCTGAATATATCACTGTCATTAGTCAACTGTTAGATGATCCCAGTCTCAGAGCCGAACTTTCTGAAAATGGCCGTCGTTTAATTGAAAAAAACTACACTTGGCAACGATTAGGTGCAGATTATGAAGCTGTATTGCAAAAAAACTAA
- a CDS encoding tetratricopeptide repeat protein, which produces MDGLVSCLQSGRFLLVVDNLESLLTAEGQWSSEFYGDFFSAWLELGSNSTILVTTREKPDLRGMEWLDLTGLSITEGANLLAELGIQGNLAEFSALVGGYPLLLKLVADLLKDEYPQDPHLERLTALGLGNLQQLLTDERVKGVHRRQTVVIVAVLEAMVARLSPQQRHFWQRLSVFRPAFDSEAASYLVQEGPETLVPSNVGGLGGQNDLRTVETELRKLVKCSLLQEFLQDNRRYFDFQPVVREYACYGAADLTEAHHQAIAFYRSIAEPNPQSKQAVEPYLEIFHHCCELGEYGTAFDVIREVDTFLTLRGFYTVRVDTYSRLVTAWEKAGLRDHWQYGAALTSLGNAYFSLGEYQRAIAFHQQSLEIERKIGNKKGEAASLGGLGNAYRSLGEYQRAIAFHQQSLEIAREIGDRQGEAGSLNNLGNAYRSLGKYQRAITFHQQSLEISREIGDRRGEAASLGNLGSAYNALGEYQRAIAFHQQYLDIAREVGDRQGEAASLGGLGSSYFSLGEYQRAMTFDQQHLDIAREIGDRQGEANSLGNFGIFYNLLGEYQRAIAFYQQSLEIKRKMRDRQGEANSLGNFGNAYLLLGEYQQAIAFYQQQLDIAREIGDRRGEANALGNLGNAYLLLGEDQRAIAFHQQHLDIAREIGHRQGEAIAWFNLGLALKELQRAADALGAFRNARQLYQAMELESIVQNCDNEINALSAPISPSPPPTLWQRIRQILRRFWRWISHLFH; this is translated from the coding sequence GTGGATGGTTTGGTGTCCTGTTTGCAGTCGGGACGGTTTTTGTTGGTGGTGGATAATTTGGAGAGTTTGTTAACGGCGGAGGGGCAGTGGAGCAGCGAGTTTTATGGGGACTTTTTTTCCGCCTGGTTGGAGTTGGGCAGTAATAGTACGATTCTGGTGACGACGCGGGAAAAGCCTGATCTGCGGGGTATGGAGTGGTTGGATTTGACGGGCTTAAGTATCACGGAAGGGGCCAATTTACTGGCTGAATTGGGGATTCAGGGCAATTTAGCGGAATTTTCGGCATTAGTGGGGGGTTATCCTCTGTTATTGAAGTTAGTCGCGGATTTACTGAAGGATGAGTATCCCCAAGACCCCCATTTGGAGCGGTTAACGGCCTTGGGATTGGGCAATTTACAGCAGTTGTTGACGGATGAGCGGGTGAAGGGGGTTCATCGTCGGCAAACGGTGGTGATCGTGGCGGTTTTGGAGGCGATGGTGGCGCGTTTAAGTCCCCAGCAACGGCATTTTTGGCAGCGTTTATCGGTGTTTCGACCTGCTTTTGATAGTGAGGCGGCGAGTTATTTGGTACAGGAAGGCCCCGAAACGCTGGTTCCCTCCAACGTTGGGGGGCTAGGGGGGCAAAATGACTTGCGAACGGTTGAGACAGAGTTAAGAAAGTTGGTTAAATGTTCGCTTTTGCAGGAATTTTTGCAGGATAATCGCCGTTATTTTGATTTTCAGCCTGTGGTGCGTGAATATGCCTGTTATGGGGCGGCAGATTTAACGGAAGCTCACCATCAAGCCATTGCTTTCTATCGTTCGATTGCGGAACCGAATCCCCAAAGTAAGCAGGCAGTGGAACCCTATCTGGAGATTTTTCACCATTGTTGCGAATTAGGGGAATATGGTACAGCCTTTGATGTGATTCGAGAGGTGGACACTTTTCTCACCTTGCGAGGATTTTATACGGTGAGGGTTGATACCTATAGCCGTTTAGTGACTGCCTGGGAAAAAGCAGGCTTGCGAGATCATTGGCAATATGGAGCCGCTTTAACGTCATTAGGCAATGCTTATTTTTCATTAGGAGAATACCAACGGGCGATCGCTTTTCATCAACAATCCTTAGAAATTGAAAGAAAAATCGGCAATAAAAAAGGTGAAGCGGCTTCTTTGGGCGGTTTAGGAAATGCTTATCGATCTTTAGGAGAATACCAACGTGCGATCGCTTTTCATCAACAATCTTTAGAAATTGCCAGAGAAATTGGGGATAGACAAGGAGAAGCTGGTTCTTTGAACAATTTAGGAAATGCTTATCGATCTTTAGGAAAATACCAACGTGCGATCACTTTTCATCAACAATCCTTAGAAATTAGTAGAGAAATTGGGGATAGACGAGGGGAAGCTGCTTCTTTGGGCAATTTAGGAAGTGCTTATAATGCCTTAGGAGAATACCAACGTGCGATCGCTTTTCATCAACAATATTTAGATATTGCCAGAGAAGTTGGGGATAGACAAGGTGAAGCTGCTTCCTTGGGCGGTTTAGGAAGTTCTTATTTTTCTTTAGGAGAATACCAACGGGCGATGACTTTTGATCAACAACATTTAGATATTGCCAGAGAAATTGGGGATAGACAAGGTGAAGCTAATTCTTTGGGCAATTTTGGCATTTTTTATAATTTATTAGGAGAATACCAACGGGCGATCGCTTTTTATCAACAATCCTTAGAAATTAAAAGAAAGATGAGGGATAGACAAGGTGAAGCTAATTCTTTGGGCAATTTTGGCAATGCTTACCTTTTATTAGGAGAATACCAACAGGCGATCGCTTTTTATCAACAACAATTAGATATTGCCAGAGAAATTGGCGATAGACGAGGTGAAGCTAATGCTTTGGGCAATTTAGGCAATGCTTACCTTTTATTAGGAGAAGACCAACGGGCGATCGCTTTTCATCAACAACATTTAGATATTGCCAGAGAAATTGGGCATAGACAAGGTGAAGCAATTGCCTGGTTTAATCTAGGTTTAGCCTTAAAAGAACTGCAACGAGCAGCCGATGCTTTGGGCGCTTTTCGCAATGCCCGTCAACTCTATCAAGCAATGGAATTAGAAAGCATAGTTCAAAATTGCGACAATGAAATTAACGCCCTTTCTGCTCCTATTTCCCCTTCCCCTCCGCCCACCCTCTGGCAAAGAATCCGTCAAATCTTGCGTCGTTTCTGGCGATGGATCTCCCACCTATTCCACTAG